The following proteins are encoded in a genomic region of Pseudodesulfovibrio mercurii:
- the rdgB gene encoding RdgB/HAM1 family non-canonical purine NTP pyrophosphatase, with protein sequence MDTIVLATNNKGKIRELSVMLEPFGVAVKSLAEFPEIGDIPETGETFLENAFIKARAVAQITGLVAVADDSGVEVDALGGRPGVYSARYAGEQHDDHDNNEKMLAEMQDVPEGKRTGRYRCVMAASAPNGAEIHADGTYEITVGHGYKGRGGFGYDVIVIDPELGLHVAELDPEVKNAKSHRGKAMRKLLEQWPDFWAKANR encoded by the coding sequence ATGGACACCATCGTTCTGGCGACCAACAACAAGGGCAAGATTCGGGAGCTGTCCGTCATGCTCGAGCCCTTCGGCGTGGCCGTGAAGAGCCTGGCCGAGTTTCCGGAGATCGGCGACATTCCCGAGACCGGCGAGACCTTCCTGGAGAACGCCTTCATCAAGGCGCGCGCCGTGGCCCAGATCACCGGCCTGGTGGCCGTGGCCGACGACTCGGGCGTGGAGGTCGATGCCCTGGGCGGCCGCCCCGGCGTGTACTCCGCGCGCTATGCGGGCGAGCAGCACGACGACCACGACAACAACGAGAAGATGCTGGCCGAGATGCAGGACGTGCCCGAGGGCAAGCGCACGGGCCGCTACCGCTGCGTCATGGCCGCCTCCGCCCCCAACGGCGCGGAGATCCACGCGGACGGGACCTACGAGATCACCGTCGGCCACGGCTACAAGGGCCGCGGGGGCTTCGGCTACGACGTCATCGTCATCGACCCCGAGCTGGGACTGCACGTGGCCGAACTGGACCCGGAAGTGAAGAACGCCAAGTCCCACCGGGGCAAGGCCATGCGGAAGCTGCTGGAACAGTGGCCGGACTTTTGGGCGAAGGCCAACAGGTAG
- a CDS encoding two-component system sensor histidine kinase NtrB, with protein sequence MIEGSIVDDKRYIIGVIGDIPALLAFWEMFKDQGNDETLKEIGVVAVALPGEAVLPEAHDAGRIIPTYAGYKAMLEKHPEINMVIEATGRPALVYELRKYLPPSITLVERGAAHFFINLLASNQMWVACKVDLLQTQNMLKTIIDQMDQEILFLDRTGMVIGMNQTVLNRSGLPKRVLLGRHYCEIFTRTNEGECEEWEDPFEATMRTHAPAEATTSLVDPDGRVQYYRVYTSPVADEDGSVNHVVAMRRDITQRRAMENRLQQAERLASIGELSTYMAHEIRNPLFSISGFANSLMRDKDVGIKAREKLSIILDESRRLDEVLRSLLNFTRPTEARVAEVDLNEVVSATMDVMQLPCSNQSVEAHISLDEGMAKVHANPDLIKQCLINLVKNGLEAMPSGGKLYVTTAMNRDMAMLVVEDTGVGIPLDIRDKIFSPFFSTKDKGVGLGLAQIHKIVGELGGRVDLASMEGSAPR encoded by the coding sequence ATGATCGAAGGTTCCATCGTGGACGACAAACGATACATCATCGGCGTCATCGGAGACATCCCCGCGCTCCTGGCCTTCTGGGAGATGTTCAAGGACCAGGGCAACGACGAGACCCTCAAGGAGATCGGCGTGGTGGCCGTGGCCCTGCCGGGCGAGGCCGTGCTGCCCGAGGCCCACGACGCGGGCCGGATCATCCCCACCTACGCGGGCTACAAGGCCATGCTCGAGAAGCACCCCGAGATCAACATGGTCATCGAGGCCACGGGCCGTCCGGCGCTGGTCTACGAGCTGCGCAAGTACCTGCCGCCGTCCATCACCCTGGTGGAGCGCGGCGCGGCCCATTTCTTCATCAACCTGCTGGCCTCCAACCAGATGTGGGTGGCCTGCAAGGTGGACCTGCTGCAGACCCAGAACATGCTCAAGACCATCATCGACCAGATGGACCAGGAGATCCTGTTCCTGGACCGGACCGGCATGGTCATCGGCATGAACCAGACCGTGCTGAACCGCTCCGGCCTGCCCAAGCGGGTCCTGCTCGGCAGGCACTACTGCGAGATTTTCACCCGGACCAACGAGGGCGAGTGCGAGGAGTGGGAGGACCCCTTCGAGGCGACCATGCGCACCCACGCCCCGGCCGAGGCCACCACCAGCCTAGTGGACCCGGACGGCCGGGTCCAGTACTACCGGGTCTACACCAGCCCGGTGGCCGACGAGGACGGGTCGGTCAACCACGTGGTGGCCATGCGCCGCGACATCACCCAGCGGCGGGCCATGGAGAACCGGCTGCAACAGGCCGAGCGGCTGGCCTCCATCGGCGAGCTGTCCACCTACATGGCCCACGAGATCCGCAACCCCCTGTTTTCCATCAGCGGCTTCGCCAACTCGCTCATGCGCGACAAGGACGTGGGCATCAAGGCGCGCGAGAAGCTGTCCATCATCCTGGACGAGTCCCGGCGGCTGGACGAGGTCCTGCGCAGCCTGCTCAACTTCACCCGGCCCACCGAGGCCCGGGTGGCGGAGGTGGACCTGAACGAGGTGGTCTCGGCCACCATGGACGTCATGCAGCTGCCGTGCTCCAACCAGAGCGTGGAGGCGCACATCTCCCTGGACGAAGGCATGGCCAAGGTCCACGCCAACCCGGACCTGATCAAGCAGTGCCTCATCAACCTGGTCAAGAACGGCCTGGAGGCCATGCCCTCGGGCGGCAAGCTGTACGTGACCACGGCCATGAACCGCGACATGGCCATGCTCGTGGTGGAGGACACCGGGGTGGGCATCCCGCTGGACATCCGCGACAAGATCTTCAGCCCGTTCTTCTCCACCAAGGACAAGGGCGTGGGCCTGGGACTGGCCCAGATCCACAAGATCGTGGGCGAGCTGGGCGGTCGGGTGGACCTGGCCTCCATGGAGGGGTCGGCACCAAGGTGA
- a CDS encoding NAD(P)/FAD-dependent oxidoreductase, which yields MNHFDAVILGAGASGLWCAMTAGARGRTVAVIDHGAKTARKVRVSGGGKCNFTNLDVSPAHYLCANPHFVKSALARLSPWDVVAFLGEHGISYEERDHGQLFTLEGAGKVAGALAERCGRTGVALLTGREIGAVSGEGPFTVEMGNETVTGDSLVLALGGPSWPQVGATDLGFRLARQFGLQLTPTRPGLVPLVFPKKLQPLCADMAGNALPAAVEAGSMRFTDPLLFTHRGISGPAVLQASSYWRENRPVAIDFLPDLALTDFLADNRSSNQQLRNLLARVLPKRLPPLLLAPALAETQVSQLSKAQTEAACEAIHRFTVTPSGTEGYAKAEVTVGGVDTARISSKTMAARDVPGLYVIGETLDVTGHLGGFNLHWAFASGQACGEAI from the coding sequence ATGAACCATTTCGACGCCGTCATCCTCGGAGCCGGGGCCTCGGGCCTGTGGTGCGCCATGACCGCCGGGGCGCGCGGCCGCACGGTCGCGGTCATCGACCACGGGGCCAAGACCGCCCGCAAGGTGCGCGTGTCCGGCGGCGGCAAGTGCAATTTCACCAACCTCGACGTCTCGCCCGCCCACTACCTGTGCGCCAACCCCCACTTCGTCAAATCCGCCCTGGCCCGGCTGTCGCCCTGGGACGTGGTCGCCTTTCTGGGCGAGCACGGCATCAGCTATGAGGAGCGCGACCACGGCCAGCTCTTCACCCTGGAGGGCGCGGGCAAGGTGGCGGGGGCCCTGGCGGAGCGCTGCGGCCGGACGGGCGTGGCCCTGCTGACCGGCCGGGAGATCGGCGCGGTCTCGGGCGAAGGGCCGTTCACCGTCGAGATGGGCAACGAGACCGTGACCGGCGACAGCCTGGTCCTGGCCCTGGGCGGCCCGTCCTGGCCCCAGGTCGGGGCCACGGACCTCGGCTTCCGGCTGGCCCGTCAATTCGGGCTGCAACTCACCCCGACCCGGCCCGGCCTGGTGCCCCTGGTCTTCCCCAAGAAGCTCCAGCCCCTGTGCGCGGACATGGCGGGCAACGCCCTGCCCGCCGCCGTGGAGGCGGGCTCCATGCGCTTTACCGACCCCCTGCTCTTCACCCACCGGGGCATCTCCGGCCCGGCCGTGCTCCAGGCGTCGAGCTACTGGCGGGAGAACCGGCCCGTGGCCATCGACTTCCTGCCCGACCTGGCGCTCACGGATTTTCTGGCGGACAACCGCTCCTCCAACCAGCAGCTGCGCAACCTGCTCGCCCGCGTCCTGCCCAAGCGGCTGCCGCCCCTGCTCCTGGCCCCGGCCCTGGCCGAGACCCAGGTCAGCCAGCTGTCCAAGGCGCAGACCGAGGCCGCCTGCGAGGCCATCCACCGCTTCACCGTCACCCCGTCCGGCACCGAGGGCTACGCCAAGGCCGAGGTCACGGTCGGCGGCGTGGACACGGCCCGCATCTCCTCCAAGACCATGGCGGCCCGCGACGTGCCGGGGTTGTACGTCATCGGGGAGACCCTGGATGTGACCGGCCATCTGGGCGGCTTCAACCTGCACTGGGCGTTTGCGTCGGGGCAGGCATGCGGGGAAGCGATTTAA